One window of the Planctomycetia bacterium genome contains the following:
- a CDS encoding multidrug efflux RND transporter permease subunit has protein sequence MFSRFFIDRPVFANVIAVITILFGLVALYRLPVERYPAITPPTVVVSAVYPGANAKVVADTVAAPIEQQVNGTENMMYMSSTSSADGSYALTITFEIGTNLDDAQVLIQNRVSIAEPSLPEEVRRQGLSVKKQSSNIVLAVSLTSPSKKYDSLFLSNYATLRLRDELSRVEGVGDVMVRGVGSYAMRVWLDPDKLAARQLTTQDVTAALARQNIQVAAGQIGQPPTPDGQRFQMTVTTLGRLTDPEQFEKIVIKSSIAGQVVYLRDIARVELGAQTYDSFASRNGNDSANILIYQLPGSNAINVSKAIRVAMERIKPTLPDGMEYAIPFDTTKFVDAAIREVYVTLFEAGVLVLIVILVFLQSWRALLVPATTVPVTIIGAFAFMPMLGFSVNMLTLFGLVLAIGIVVDDAIVIVENAAHHIERGLAPREATIKAMSEVTGPVISITLVLMAVFLPTAFMGGITGQLYRQFALTIAATAIISAINALTLKPAQCATYLRPHTGKNIFTRIFDFVYRPIEWGYTWCIRQLVKVWVIVLLLFAGLAGFTAWWYQRTPTGFLPTEDQGYVMISINLPDAASLDRTHDVMERMNKVFASTKGVQHWFVIGGFSMLEGTSAPNAATAFAAWSDWSERTTPELSQESLVRQLQMEFAKIQEPFVLVLVPPSIQGLGVSGGFQMMVEDKEGVGPDILQERTQAILDAAKKRPEIGMAASTFRAGVPQIYLNIDRTKAERMGVLLSDVFATLQANLGSVYVNDFNKFDRTYQVRVQADAAFRGDPSKLRRLEVRNRTGGRVPLATLLDVENRIGPQSIARYNLYRAASINGGSAPGVSSGEALKTMEDIAGEVLPRSMGFEWTGIAFQEKRISGEAVIVFSLAVFLVYLVLAAQYESWILPLAVILVVPLGLLGVVAAVNIRGMDNNIYTQIGVVLIIALASKNAILIVEFARELRLSGKTILEAAIEAAKMRFRPILMTSFAFILGVMPLVWARGAAAASRQALGTAVFGGMITSTVLAVFFVPAFYVAIQSFIELISGPPKKIVDVPKTPDTTH, from the coding sequence ATGTTTTCGCGGTTCTTTATCGACCGACCTGTCTTCGCCAACGTTATCGCGGTCATCACGATTCTCTTTGGTCTAGTAGCACTCTATCGGCTGCCCGTGGAACGCTACCCCGCCATCACGCCGCCCACGGTGGTTGTCAGCGCAGTATACCCTGGCGCTAATGCCAAAGTGGTTGCCGACACGGTAGCCGCTCCTATTGAACAACAGGTAAATGGCACCGAGAACATGATGTACATGTCCTCCACCAGTTCTGCTGATGGCTCCTATGCACTGACCATTACTTTTGAAATTGGCACCAATCTCGATGATGCCCAGGTGCTGATTCAGAATCGCGTCTCCATTGCCGAGCCAAGCCTTCCCGAAGAAGTGCGCAGGCAAGGCCTTTCGGTGAAGAAGCAATCTTCCAACATCGTGCTGGCAGTATCCCTCACTTCGCCGAGCAAGAAGTACGACAGCCTGTTCCTTTCCAACTATGCGACGTTGCGATTGCGTGATGAACTCAGCCGTGTCGAAGGTGTGGGTGATGTCATGGTTCGCGGCGTCGGTTCTTATGCCATGCGTGTCTGGCTCGATCCCGACAAACTTGCCGCCCGGCAACTTACTACCCAGGATGTGACAGCTGCCCTCGCCCGTCAGAACATTCAGGTAGCAGCCGGCCAGATCGGACAGCCTCCCACTCCCGATGGCCAGCGGTTCCAGATGACAGTGACCACTCTGGGGCGACTCACCGATCCGGAACAGTTCGAGAAGATCGTCATCAAATCCAGCATCGCTGGTCAGGTAGTCTATCTCCGTGACATTGCCCGGGTGGAGCTCGGCGCGCAGACCTACGATTCATTCGCTTCCCGCAATGGCAATGACTCTGCCAACATTCTGATTTATCAGTTGCCAGGCTCCAATGCCATCAATGTCTCCAAGGCTATCCGGGTTGCCATGGAACGCATCAAGCCAACGCTTCCTGATGGAATGGAATACGCGATTCCCTTTGACACTACCAAGTTCGTCGATGCCGCTATTCGCGAAGTCTATGTGACCTTGTTTGAAGCAGGTGTGCTGGTGCTCATAGTCATCCTCGTCTTCCTGCAAAGTTGGCGGGCCTTGCTCGTTCCAGCCACCACCGTACCTGTCACCATTATCGGCGCATTCGCCTTCATGCCGATGCTGGGCTTTTCAGTGAACATGTTGACACTGTTTGGCCTGGTATTGGCCATCGGCATCGTGGTGGATGATGCCATCGTGATTGTGGAAAATGCTGCACATCATATCGAACGGGGCCTCGCCCCACGTGAAGCTACCATCAAAGCCATGTCCGAAGTGACGGGCCCGGTGATCTCCATCACATTGGTTTTGATGGCGGTGTTCCTGCCAACCGCTTTCATGGGTGGCATCACCGGCCAGCTCTATCGCCAGTTTGCTCTCACTATTGCTGCCACCGCCATCATCAGTGCCATCAATGCATTAACCCTGAAGCCTGCTCAGTGTGCAACTTACCTCAGGCCTCATACTGGCAAGAACATCTTCACCAGGATATTTGATTTCGTCTATCGCCCCATTGAATGGGGTTACACCTGGTGCATCAGGCAACTGGTCAAAGTCTGGGTTATTGTTCTATTGCTCTTTGCCGGCCTGGCTGGTTTTACCGCCTGGTGGTATCAGCGAACGCCGACAGGCTTTTTGCCTACTGAAGATCAGGGCTATGTCATGATCTCGATCAATCTGCCCGATGCAGCGTCGCTGGATCGCACGCACGATGTGATGGAACGCATGAACAAGGTCTTCGCCAGCACCAAGGGAGTGCAGCACTGGTTTGTGATTGGCGGTTTCTCCATGCTGGAAGGCACCAGCGCCCCCAATGCCGCCACCGCCTTCGCTGCCTGGTCCGACTGGTCGGAACGCACCACGCCGGAGCTTTCCCAGGAATCGCTAGTTCGCCAACTGCAGATGGAGTTCGCTAAGATTCAGGAACCCTTTGTCCTGGTATTGGTTCCGCCCTCCATTCAGGGGCTTGGCGTATCCGGTGGGTTCCAGATGATGGTCGAAGACAAGGAAGGCGTTGGCCCAGATATTCTGCAGGAACGTACACAGGCCATACTGGACGCTGCCAAAAAACGACCAGAAATCGGCATGGCGGCATCCACTTTCCGCGCCGGTGTGCCTCAGATATATCTGAACATTGACCGCACCAAGGCTGAACGCATGGGCGTTCTGCTCAGTGATGTCTTTGCGACGCTGCAGGCAAACCTCGGCTCGGTCTACGTGAATGATTTCAACAAGTTCGACCGAACCTACCAGGTGCGTGTGCAGGCGGATGCTGCATTCCGAGGCGATCCGAGCAAACTGCGTCGCTTGGAAGTTCGCAACCGCACCGGTGGCCGCGTTCCCTTGGCCACACTGCTCGATGTCGAGAACCGCATCGGCCCACAGTCCATAGCTCGATACAACCTCTATCGTGCAGCATCCATCAATGGCGGCTCGGCACCAGGCGTCAGTTCGGGCGAAGCGTTGAAAACCATGGAAGATATTGCCGGCGAAGTGTTGCCTCGCTCCATGGGATTCGAATGGACTGGAATTGCCTTCCAGGAAAAACGCATCAGCGGTGAGGCAGTGATCGTCTTCAGTCTGGCTGTCTTCCTCGTTTACCTGGTGCTGGCTGCACAATATGAAAGCTGGATTCTTCCGCTGGCAGTGATTCTCGTGGTACCGCTCGGCTTACTGGGCGTGGTCGCAGCGGTCAACATCCGGGGTATGGATAACAACATCTACACCCAGATTGGCGTGGTGTTGATCATTGCACTGGCCAGTAAGAATGCCATTTTGATCGTCGAGTTTGCCCGCGAGTTACGTCTGTCGGGTAAAACTATTCTCGAAGCTGCCATTGAAGCAGCTAAAATGCGTTTCCGCCCGATTCTCATGACCAGCTTCGCATTCATCCTCGGCGTCATGCCTTTAGTCTGGGCTCGCGGCGCCGCAGCGGCCAGCCGACAAGCCCTGGGCACCGCAGTCTTCGGCGGCATGATTACTTCCACCGTACTGGCTGTCTTTTTCGTCCCCGCTTTCTATGTTGCCATTCAAAGCTTCATCGAACTCATCAGCGGTCCGCCGAAGAAGATCGTGGATGTACCCAAAACACCGGATACCACGCATTAG